In Paenibacillus bovis, one DNA window encodes the following:
- a CDS encoding GNAT family N-acetyltransferase: protein MKIIHVFEKIPTILGPSIMLLGPSSLDEKVTAWRQEAIQHLQATGFDGTILIPEPRSRGSHVDYPLHLEWVLQACQQADVLLFWIPRHLVHMPALKTNVEVGMFIRSNKFMLGAPPDAQKMHYIRTLAAHYGHCCYETLPELLQAAQVRLQALWQQSSVRGIRQLRHDDVPQLAALYGQQEEGQVSAADLEQASRMLLQSEEKGDRLIGYFRQGELIGCLSMHFMMQALPGQPAERKAYLSSVIVGGDYQFQGIGTELVQHALQLAEQAGATGVQVQAVAGNHAVQRMLDKNGFLMEDLNFHFRFAKATWPANKPEVQLV, encoded by the coding sequence ATGAAAATCATTCATGTATTTGAAAAAATCCCTACTATCCTGGGACCCAGCATTATGTTGCTGGGCCCATCTTCATTGGACGAAAAGGTCACGGCTTGGCGGCAAGAAGCGATTCAGCATCTGCAAGCTACAGGGTTTGATGGCACGATTCTGATCCCAGAGCCACGTAGTCGTGGATCGCATGTGGATTACCCACTGCACTTGGAATGGGTGCTGCAGGCTTGCCAGCAGGCGGATGTTCTACTCTTTTGGATTCCACGTCATTTGGTCCATATGCCCGCTCTAAAAACAAACGTGGAAGTGGGTATGTTCATCCGTTCCAACAAGTTTATGCTAGGAGCTCCGCCGGATGCGCAGAAGATGCATTATATCCGGACGCTGGCGGCCCATTATGGGCACTGCTGCTACGAGACCTTACCCGAACTCCTTCAGGCCGCACAGGTCCGCCTACAGGCACTCTGGCAGCAGAGCAGCGTGCGAGGAATCCGCCAGCTGCGCCATGATGATGTTCCGCAGCTGGCCGCACTCTACGGCCAGCAGGAGGAAGGGCAGGTCTCTGCAGCGGATCTGGAGCAGGCGAGCCGGATGCTGCTTCAAAGCGAAGAGAAAGGAGATAGACTGATCGGTTACTTTCGGCAAGGGGAGCTGATCGGCTGTTTATCGATGCATTTCATGATGCAAGCCTTACCTGGTCAACCAGCTGAACGAAAAGCATACCTGAGCAGTGTCATCGTAGGGGGCGACTACCAGTTTCAGGGCATTGGCACCGAGCTGGTACAACATGCGCTGCAGCTGGCTGAACAGGCCGGAGCAACCGGTGTACAGGTCCAGGCAGTAGCTGGTAATCACGCGGTGCAGCGAATGCTGGATAAGAATGGATTCTTGATGGAGGATTTGAATTTTCATTTCCGTTTTGCTAAAGCAACCTGGCCGGCAAATAAGCCGGAAGTACAGCTGGTATGA